A window from Longimicrobium terrae encodes these proteins:
- a CDS encoding TetR/AcrR family transcriptional regulator, with product MQPWTENGLRASTLETARTLLVRDGYENLSMRKIARQVGCSVSSIYEHFASKDQLVHALIDEGFQRWYEVVVQAAQAPGTPPHRLELHCREYVSFGLANPEFYEIMYLQHPRALERFPRELFRRATRSMDVLSQLVQETAPGALAGPAEARIQAHVVWALLHGVVSTILANRLDSRIPQAEYIDGAIQFALDAVQRLERADGRSS from the coding sequence ATGCAGCCCTGGACTGAAAACGGCCTGCGCGCCTCCACGCTCGAAACCGCGCGCACTCTGCTGGTGCGCGATGGCTATGAGAACCTGTCCATGCGAAAGATCGCGCGGCAGGTGGGGTGCAGCGTCAGCAGCATCTACGAGCACTTCGCCAGCAAGGACCAGCTGGTGCACGCCCTGATCGACGAGGGATTTCAGCGCTGGTACGAGGTGGTGGTGCAGGCCGCCCAGGCGCCCGGAACGCCGCCGCATAGGCTGGAACTGCACTGCCGCGAGTACGTGAGCTTCGGTCTGGCCAACCCGGAGTTCTACGAGATCATGTACCTGCAGCACCCGCGCGCACTGGAGCGCTTTCCCCGGGAGCTGTTCCGCCGCGCCACTCGTTCGATGGATGTGCTGTCGCAGTTGGTGCAGGAGACGGCCCCCGGCGCGCTGGCCGGCCCCGCGGAGGCGCGCATTCAGGCGCACGTGGTGTGGGCGCTGCTGCACGGCGTGGTATCGACCATTCTGGCCAACCGCCTGGACAGCCGCATTCCCCAGGCCGAATACATCGACGGCGCCATCCAGTTCGCGCTTGATGCGGTGCAGCGGCTCGAGCGGGCGGATGGACGGTCGTCCTGA